In one window of Hevea brasiliensis isolate MT/VB/25A 57/8 chromosome 10, ASM3005281v1, whole genome shotgun sequence DNA:
- the LOC110645016 gene encoding cytochrome P450 81Q32, giving the protein MLENLVKQSKKKEIMEDSVPCFFLSVLILFLVFKTFRSRICYRNLPPSPPALPIIGHLRLLKPRMYRTLQNLAKEYGPIFSLRFGCRLVVVVSSSSAVEECFTKNDVILANRPKFLAGKHIAYNNTTIAQSSYGDHWRNLRRIVAIEIFSTARLNKFLSIRKDEIKRLITKLSQRSLQDFAKVELKSLFKELTFNITVRMIAGKRYYGEDVSDEEEARRFRELMVDVVSYIGASNPGDFLPILNWIDGGRFEKKLKSFGKRTDEFAQRLIDEHRSKKNNLESMNTMIDHLLSSQESEPDYHTDETIKGLVLGLIFAGTDTSAVTLEWAMSNLLNNPHVLKKARDEIETQVGPQCLLDEPPLSKLPYLQNIFHETLRLYPATPLLVPHEASDDCTIGGYNVPRGTIVLVNAWALHRDPALWDDPMSFKPERFDDGGGEGSKFTPFGLGRRACPGAGLAQRVVILALGTLIQCFEWNRVTDEEIDMMEGRGLTMPKLEPLEAMCKARPIVKNILY; this is encoded by the exons ATGCTTGAAAATTTAGTCAagcagagcaaaaagaaagaaatcaTGGAAGACTCAGTCCCTTGCTTCTTCCTTTCCGTTCTCATCCTCTTCCTTGTTTTTAAAACTTTCCGATCAAGAATATGCTACAGAAACCTCCCTCCTAGTCCACCTGCACTTCCAATTATCGGCCACCTTCGCCTCCTAAAACCACGCATGTACCGCACTCTCCAAAATCTCGCTAAAGAATACGGCCCCATCTTCTCCCTCCGCTTCGGATGCCGCCTTGTTGTTGTAGTCTCATCATCATCTGCAGTGGAAGAATGCTTCACCAAGAACGACGTCATCTTAGCCAACCGCCCAAAATTTCTAGCAGGCAAGCACATAGCTTATAACAACACTACCATCGCTCAATCCTCCTACGGCGATCACTGGCGCAACCTCCGCCGCATTGTGGCCATTGAGATCTTCTCTACTGCTCGCCTAAACAAGTTTCTAAGCATCCGAAAAGACGAAATCAAGCGATTAATCACAAAGTTATCACAAAGGTCGCTTCAAGATTTTGCCAAGGTAGAGTTGAAATCATTGTTCAAAGAGCTAACGTTTAACATAACAGTGAGAATGATCGCAGGGAAGAGGTATTACGGAGAAGATGTGAGTGACGAGGAAGAGGCGAGACGGTTTAGGGAGTTAATGGTTGACGTAGTTTCGTATATAGGGGCGTCGAATCCAGGAGATTTCTTGCCGATTTTGAATTGGATTGATGGCGGTAGGTTTGAGAAGAAATTGAAAAGCTTTGGGAAAAGAACTGATGAATTTGCACAACGGTTGATTGATGAACACAGAAGTAAGAAGAATAATTTAGAGAGCATGAACACCATGATTGATCATCTTCTTTCTTCGCAAGAATCAGAACCTGATTATCACACTGACGAGACTATCAAAGGGCTTGTGTTG GGCTTGATATTTGCGGGGACCGATACATCAGCGGTGACGTTAGAATGGGCAATGTCCAATCTACTCAATAATCCACACGTATTGAAGAAAGCTAGAGATGAAATAGAAACTCAAGTTGGCCCACAATGCTTACTAGATGAACCTCCTCTCTCCAAACTACCATACCTCCAAAACATCTTCCACGAAACCCTCCGATTATACCCGGCCACCCCACTCCTTGTCCCTCATGAAGCATCTGATGATTGCACTATTGGAGGATACAATGTGCCACGTGGCACAATCGTATTGGTAAATGCATGGGCTTTGCACAGAGATCCTGCGCTTTGGGATGATCCAATGAGTTTTAAGCCTGAGAGATTTGATGACGGAGGAGGGGAGGGCTCCAAGTTTACACCATTTGGATTGGGGAGAAGGGCTTGTCCAGGAGCAGGCCTAGCCCAACGTGTTGTGATTTTGGCTTTGGGAACGTTGATTCAATGCTTTGAATGGAACAGGGTCACCGATGAGGAAATTGATATGATGGAAGGCAGAGGTCTCACCATGCCGAAGCTTGAGCCGCTAGAAGCCATGTGCAAAGCTCGCCCGATTGTCAAGAATATTCTCTATTAA